In a single window of the Prochlorococcus marinus str. AS9601 genome:
- a CDS encoding sporadic carbohydrate cluster 2OG-Fe(II) oxygenase, translating to MSYISEPSFEGSFDRYIFKKNDNKFIKELRNDISNCLNIKKLEELHLQVESEKINELRIKAFKSINKISEWKKKILDLISPEIYEILGLDLAIQKNLNLSIQMPGEVNSILEKHVDYRTGDSPFQRVVWIPVTNSYDSNSIFMLDKESNYKPININYGEFLVFDPNTEHGNIVNKTDKTRVSINVRVKNWFSPDLSNFAPDRQFGVYYEDLCFSESTIRAFEILDKENE from the coding sequence ATGTCATATATATCAGAGCCAAGTTTTGAAGGTAGTTTTGATAGATATATATTTAAAAAAAACGACAACAAATTTATTAAAGAATTAAGAAATGATATTTCCAATTGTCTTAATATTAAAAAATTAGAAGAATTGCATTTACAGGTTGAATCAGAAAAAATAAATGAATTAAGAATAAAGGCTTTTAAATCTATAAACAAAATTAGTGAATGGAAGAAAAAAATTCTAGATCTAATTAGTCCTGAAATTTATGAGATATTAGGACTTGATTTAGCTATTCAAAAAAACTTAAATCTTTCTATTCAAATGCCCGGAGAAGTAAATTCCATATTAGAAAAACATGTAGATTATAGAACTGGAGATTCTCCATTTCAGAGAGTTGTCTGGATTCCAGTTACTAATTCATATGATAGCAATTCTATTTTTATGCTTGATAAAGAATCAAACTATAAACCAATTAATATAAATTATGGAGAATTTTTAGTTTTTGATCCTAATACTGAACATGGAAATATCGTAAATAAAACTGATAAAACTAGAGTATCAATTAACGTTAGGGTTAAAAACTGGTTTTCTCCAGATTTATCAAATTTTGCTCCTGATAGACAATTTGGAGTTTATTATGAAGACTTATGTTTTTCAGAATCAACAATTAGAGCTTTTGAAATATTAGATAAAGAAAATGAATAG
- a CDS encoding LIC12192 family sporadic carbohydrate cluster protein yields MNRKSCVYVIPFKVNNWQLPIRVQVSYARDYSKRKNLIFSLPKSELLFSKKYNTLNLLLKNGFSEFIIFSEILIANKECLKILKIWREFFKKDNSACPLFHFTYSDESMDINKLILTIEKVIRNKKYAMSYKNLKTLRNKNMKK; encoded by the coding sequence ATGAATAGAAAATCTTGCGTTTATGTTATCCCTTTCAAAGTAAATAATTGGCAATTACCTATAAGAGTTCAAGTTTCATATGCAAGAGACTATTCAAAAAGAAAAAATTTAATATTTTCTTTGCCAAAATCAGAATTACTTTTTTCAAAAAAATATAATACATTAAATTTACTTTTAAAAAATGGATTTTCTGAATTTATAATTTTTAGTGAAATATTGATAGCAAATAAAGAATGTCTAAAAATATTAAAAATTTGGAGAGAATTTTTTAAAAAAGATAATTCTGCATGTCCTTTGTTTCACTTTACTTATAGCGATGAATCAATGGATATTAATAAATTAATTTTGACTATAGAAAAAGTTATTAGAAATAAAAAGTATGCTATGTCATATAAAAACCTAAAAACCTTGCGTAATAAAAATATGAAAAAATAA
- a CDS encoding beta-1,4-N-acetylglucosaminyltransferase-like protein, with protein MKIYDCFCFSGEVNLLNLRLKLYEKIVDYFVIVESSVDFRGKKKSTIIDSNFLKKNPKIIYVYLSEKDFILDDAWHREIVSRNAIRRGLDNAKDDDLIIISDIDEIISPSKFPNIANSIRVYEMYWHRFFPQYINFISTWKHASSFPFKYLKIYEPFDMKLVRKNYYRKKVIPIDKYEEIPEAGSHLSYFPREFQSKENKEIYNIIYKSIKNKINSFPKDHLKNKYATFDTNEKEFKLLFYFGIDILGVKNIWGNTRNPFDHFSAEERIVINEFFKFFPIKTLFNVKNSKSILRFSNFISNFLWRIILFFISLYFKFIRFIISLINL; from the coding sequence ATGAAAATTTATGATTGTTTTTGTTTCTCAGGAGAAGTTAATTTATTAAACCTAAGATTAAAATTATATGAAAAAATTGTAGATTATTTTGTAATAGTTGAATCTAGTGTTGATTTTAGAGGTAAGAAAAAAAGTACTATCATAGACAGTAACTTTTTAAAAAAAAATCCCAAAATAATATATGTTTACTTATCAGAAAAAGATTTTATTCTGGATGATGCTTGGCATAGAGAAATCGTTTCAAGAAATGCAATAAGGAGGGGATTAGATAATGCAAAAGATGATGATCTGATTATTATCTCAGATATTGATGAGATAATATCTCCTTCTAAGTTCCCTAATATTGCTAATTCAATAAGAGTATATGAAATGTATTGGCATAGATTTTTCCCTCAATATATTAATTTCATTTCGACATGGAAACATGCATCATCTTTCCCTTTTAAATATTTAAAAATTTATGAGCCATTTGATATGAAATTAGTTAGAAAAAATTACTATAGAAAGAAGGTTATACCTATCGATAAGTATGAGGAAATTCCAGAAGCGGGCTCACATCTAAGCTACTTTCCTAGAGAATTCCAAAGTAAAGAAAATAAAGAGATCTATAATATAATTTATAAATCTATAAAGAACAAAATAAATTCTTTCCCAAAAGATCATTTAAAAAATAAATATGCGACCTTTGACACAAATGAAAAAGAATTCAAATTATTATTCTATTTCGGTATTGATATTCTTGGAGTAAAAAATATTTGGGGAAATACAAGGAATCCTTTTGACCATTTTTCAGCTGAAGAAAGAATTGTCATTAATGAATTTTTTAAATTTTTTCCAATAAAAACTCTTTTTAATGTAAAAAATTCAAAATCAATTCTTAGGTTTTCAAACTTCATTTCTAATTTTCTTTGGAGAATTATATTATTTTTTATAAGTTTATATTTTAAATTTATAAGATTTATAATTAGTTTAATTAATTTATAG
- a CDS encoding ABC transporter ATP-binding protein: protein MKIHKTIKDNIILIKKTLSILSKRRKIELLLLLLIAPITSFFDSLSLLIIGPFLSVISGSDNINILLLNKFVYKLIDLFGFSSLITISILFILSVVVANIFRIVQLYTSNIFSASIESEISTKTFGSIITNDYQNFIRDSSSFNLTILVNQISSYGNYIKSSIQLITSSLISLVIFGTLFFIDSKVFIISFITFFIVYVGITFRYQNLIKNFTLREIRLREKQIKITQESLSSIKDIILGNNYSTYINNYKKNDFPMRRISSYLAYLILAPKYFIEVIAFSFIGFIALFSNNTDSLNQSSLVAIGTLGLGAQRFLPLLQQIFSSWINLNASRIPSLEVLEVIRKEKNRNKYFKIVKPLDFKKYVEFRNVNYSYPNQKNKIINNLSLKISVGDIIGIVGETGAGKTTFIDLLIGLLRPMEGGIFVDDKLISNGRLLNSWRQSISHVPQQTFLIDDSIAANIAFGVKKKDRDSRRLIKVAKLAQIYDFISELPQKFETNVGERGVNLSGGQSQRISIARALYENKNLLVLDESTNSLDLNTEIRILKELIKFKKNITILIITHRLENLKLCNRILKLEKGRILSDEKL, encoded by the coding sequence ATGAAGATTCATAAGACCATAAAAGATAATATTATATTAATTAAAAAAACTTTATCTATTTTAAGTAAAAGGAGGAAGATTGAATTATTACTTCTTTTATTAATAGCTCCCATAACAAGTTTTTTTGATTCTCTTTCTTTATTAATTATCGGACCATTTTTAAGTGTAATTTCAGGGAGTGATAATATAAACATATTATTGTTAAATAAATTTGTTTATAAATTAATTGATTTATTTGGATTTTCTTCTTTAATTACAATATCTATTTTATTTATTCTTTCAGTAGTAGTTGCAAATATTTTTAGAATTGTTCAACTATATACGAGCAATATATTCTCAGCTTCTATTGAAAGTGAAATTAGTACAAAAACATTTGGAAGTATCATAACTAATGATTATCAAAATTTTATAAGGGATTCATCTTCTTTCAATTTAACTATCTTAGTGAACCAAATTTCATCATATGGTAATTACATAAAATCAAGTATTCAGTTGATTACTTCTTCTTTGATATCTCTTGTTATTTTTGGGACTCTGTTTTTTATTGATTCAAAAGTTTTTATTATAAGCTTTATTACTTTTTTTATTGTATACGTAGGTATTACTTTTAGATATCAAAATCTTATAAAGAATTTTACATTAAGAGAAATAAGACTTAGAGAGAAACAAATTAAGATTACGCAGGAATCATTATCATCAATCAAAGATATTATTCTTGGTAATAATTATTCTACCTATATAAATAACTATAAAAAAAATGATTTCCCAATGCGAAGAATCTCTTCATATTTGGCTTATCTCATATTAGCTCCAAAATATTTTATTGAAGTTATTGCTTTCTCTTTTATAGGATTTATTGCTTTATTTTCAAATAATACAGATTCTTTAAATCAATCATCCTTAGTAGCTATTGGTACTTTAGGACTAGGAGCTCAGAGATTTTTGCCTCTACTTCAACAAATTTTTAGTAGTTGGATAAACCTAAATGCTTCAAGAATTCCTTCATTAGAAGTTTTAGAAGTTATAAGAAAAGAAAAAAATAGGAACAAATACTTTAAAATAGTAAAACCATTAGATTTTAAAAAATATGTAGAATTTAGAAATGTAAATTATTCATATCCTAATCAGAAAAACAAAATAATAAATAATCTGAGTTTAAAAATATCTGTTGGAGATATAATCGGTATAGTAGGAGAAACTGGTGCTGGAAAGACTACTTTTATAGATTTATTAATTGGGCTCCTAAGACCAATGGAGGGTGGAATATTTGTAGATGATAAATTAATTTCAAATGGAAGATTGTTAAATTCATGGAGGCAATCAATAAGTCATGTTCCACAGCAAACGTTTTTAATTGATGATTCCATAGCAGCAAATATTGCTTTTGGAGTTAAAAAAAAAGATAGAGATTCAAGAAGACTTATTAAAGTAGCGAAGTTAGCCCAGATATATGATTTTATTTCCGAGTTACCTCAGAAATTTGAAACTAATGTAGGAGAAAGAGGAGTTAATTTAAGCGGAGGTCAATCTCAAAGAATTTCTATTGCAAGAGCACTTTATGAAAATAAAAATTTGTTAGTACTAGATGAGTCAACAAACTCACTTGATTTAAACACTGAAATTAGGATATTAAAAGAGTTAATAAAATTTAAAAAAAATATTACAATATTGATAATTACTCATCGTTTAGAAAATCTAAAATTATGTAATAGGATTTTAAAATTAGAAAAAGGTAGAATTCTCTCTGATGAGAAATTATAA